Genomic segment of Bacteroidota bacterium:
ATGGGTTTTGAATTTCATGTGCAATACCGGCTGTTAATTCCCCAAGGGAGGCCATTTTTTCGGAGTGGATAAGTTGTGCCTGTGTAGCTTTTAATTCTATGAAAGCTTCTTCTAACTTTTTTTTCTGCTCTTCAATCTCTTTATTCAGGACAGTGAGTTCTTCATTTCGCTGACGCACCGCATCGGCTTCCTTTTTTGCTTCTTCTGCTTTGTGAGAGATCTCAAGGTTCAATATTTTTTGAGTAATAGTATTTTTATGAAGCTCTTTTTCCATTTGCAGGTGGGCTTCAACATGTATAAGTGATCTTTCAAAATTTTTCTTCCGCTGGTGGTATTCATATAGATGGTAATGAGCTTTGCTGGAAAGGTCCTGTGCTTTTATTTCTTCTGCAATTCTTAACGCATTTGAAAACCATTCAAATATCTGATCATCTTTTTCGATTTCGTTAACATGCAGATCCGCCAGGAACAACAACACTTCTGCCTCGCCTCTTTTATCACCTCTCGCTCTTCTTATTTCCAGGCTTTCATTGGAAAATGCCGAGGCCTGGCTCATATCTCCTGACTCCTTAAATATTTCAGCAAGATGAAGCAGTGCATTTGACTGTCCCTTTTTATCATCAGTACTCTTACTTATCTCAAGACTTTGCTTGCAATAACTGATCGCCTGGTCATAATTTTTGAGTTTATGATAAGTGAACCCGATATTATCGAGGCTTCCTGCTTCTCCCCATTTATCGTTGGAATCGCGACGGGTAACCAGTCCTTGTTGATAATATTCCAATGCATGGCTATAGTCGCCCGTATCAAAATAGATGGAGCCGATGATATTTATAGCATAGGCTTCCATCAATGTAAAGTTGATACTCTTTGAAACAGAAAGACACTGGAATAGATAATCAAGTGCATTTTCATGATTACCCAGGTGCTTATAAGTAACGCCGATCTGGTAACAACTGGTACATAATATCTCAAGGGAGCCGCTTTGCAGAATAAATCTATGTCCTTTTAATTGCAGGTCTAATGAAGCGCCTAAATTGCCCCGGTTGCGTTGAATGATCCCTAAATATTCATGAACGATTCCTTGTCCTTTAAGGTCATTGATGGATTCGAACAACGAAAGCGATTCCTGCAAAAGTGGTAAAGCTTCGTCATTTTTAAAAAGTCGCACATAACAAAAACCAAGGGAGCGAAGGCCTTCTGCCAATCCCCTGGTATAATCAATACTTTTTGCAAGCTTTACCGATTCCTGGCTTAGTTCAAATGCCCGGGGTGAATCACTTACACGGACATTCCATGCCTGCTCATTGAGATCGTCAATTTTATTTTTAAGAGATTGTATGCTCATATTTTTCAAAAACTATTTAACTTCTTCCTTAACCGGAGATAATAGAATTATAAATTCACTTCCTTCTCCTTCTTTCGTTACAACTTTTAACTCACCACCGTGTGCTTTTATAATATCATAACTTAACGACAATCCTAGTCCTGTTCCTTGTCCTGTTGGTTTGGTGGTAAAGAATGGTTGAAAAATTTTATCTAAGACTTTTTGCGGAATCCCATTGCCATTATCACTTACTTTGATTTCAACCTTACCGTTATTCTTTTTTGTACTTACAGAAACGGTTGGTTCGAAATTTTCAATTCCTGATTTCTTCTTTTCATCCACTGCATAAAACGCATTGTTGATCAAATTGAGTATCACTCTTCCAATATCCTGCGGGATGATATTGATGTTGCCAATGGTTTCATCAAAATCAGTTTTCATCGATGCGTTGAATGATTTGTCTTTTGCCCGAAGCCCATGATAGGATAGCCTTAAGTATTCATCACACAAAGCATTGATGTCAGTTGATTCTTTTTGACCATTGCTGCTACGGCTATGTTGTAGCATTCCTTTTACAATGGCATCGGCTCTCTTGCCGTGGTGGTTTATTTTCTCCTGATTGTCCTCAACATCTTTAGCCAGCGCATTTACTTCATCATAATTTCCTTTTTTAATTTCTTCTCTCATCTCTGCAATCAATTCTTTGTTTACCTCAGAAAAATTATTGACGAAATTTAAAGGATTTTGAATTTCATGTGCAATGCCAGCGGTCAATTCACCCAGGCTTGCCATTTTTTCTGATTGAATAAGTTGTGACTGTGTGTTTTTTAACTCTGAGTAGGCCGATTCAATTTTCGATTTGGCTTTCTGTTTTTGCCTGTTGTTACGCCATAACAATCCTGCAACTAGTAGCAGGATCGCAACACCAGCAAGCAAGCCATACAAACTCACACGGTTCTTAAACCTGACCCTTGCTTGTTCGGCAGCCTGTAATTTTTTTTCTTCATTATAAGAGGATGTTTGTAACTCCGCTTGTTTCTGCATTTCCATTAACGATACTTCTTCTTTGCCTCCTAATTTTTCAAGACTGTCTTTTAACTTATAAGCCTGTTCAAGAAAAGCATGGGCATTCTTATAATCATGAGATGCTGCATAGGCGTCAGCCAGCAGTTTGCAAAGCCAACGGGTAGTAGACAAACTGCCCTCCTTTTCTGCCTCTTCTTTCAATTCTTTGAAAGCAGGTATTGCCAGGTTATACTGCTTCGTATCTAAGTAGTAAGAGGCCTGTAGAGATTTGAAATTTTGATCATTCTTAGCCGTTGAATCGCCGGCCAGTTTTTTATAAATCCCGAGATAATATTTTACTGAATCAAGCTTTCCTGCATCTGAGTAAAGAGCTAATTTTAAAGAGGCTCTCTCTGCCGGGGATAAAAAATAACGATTGTTAAAATTGGTTTCAATCAAACTCACATATTCCTTCAGGCTAATCAATTTTGCATAGTATTTGGCTTGATTGAGCCATATAATATTTCTTGTGAAGGTCCCGATTGAATCAAGAAGTCTTTCGGTTTCATTACAATAATAACGGGCCTTCACCGTATCACCAGAATAGCAATATTGCATTGCCATTCCATAATTACCAATAAGCAGCTTGTTAGGGTTATTCAGTTTTTTATAAAATTCATAGAGCCTGACTCCCCACTCAATAGCTCTTTTGGACTGACCCGTCCATTCATCATACATACCTGTCAATCCATCAAGAGCTTGTTCTTTTAATAACAGGTCTCTTTCCTGCATCGCATAATCTTGTAACGGAAGAAGATAAGTGATCACTTTTATGCCATCTCTCTTATGGACATAAACATGTGCTAATTGTTTCCATATTTCCAGTTTCAAAGAGTCTTTACCAATCGAATCTATCTTCCACTCGTTCCAGAGTTTTTTGGCCATAAGAGCATTTTGCTCAGCCACATCAAGTTTGATATGAATATTGATCCTGGTAAGTTCTACATACCCGGCAATTTCATCTTCAATTAAATTATTTTTATTGGCAAAATCAATATATCGTTTGGCTTTTGTTGTATCGCTATCATAATAATTATCCCACCAAAGTGCCCTTGCTTTTAGTTTTACATCCTTTGATCCTTCAGCAACTGATTTCAGCTTTTTGAGATAGCTCAGGGCCAGGCTGTCTTTATTAGACAACTTGTAATAACTAGCCAACATTCCCTGGGCATTCATCTTGTCCCAGTTTGTTTTTGCCTGTTGAAGTATAACAGTTAACTGCTTTTCCGAATAATACAGTTCAAAGCGAATCTGTGATCTGGCGATCAGGGAGAGAAAAATAAAAAATATACAAGTGTATTTTTTCATTAGTTGCTTTTTTCCGGTAATAAAATAATAAACTCTGTTCCTTCACCTTCTTTCGTTTTCACCTTCAGCTCACCGCCATGAGCTTTTACAATATCATAACTCAACGATAGGCCCAAACCTGTTCCTTGTCCTGTGGGTTTGGTGGTGAAGAAAGGTTGAAATATTTTGTCCAGTACTTTTTGTGAAATACCAATACCGTTATCCTTTACACATATTTCAACTTTACCATTATTCTTTTTTGTACTTACTGAAACAGTTGGTTCATATCCGTTTGGCTGCTGTTTCTTTTTTTCATCCACAACATAAAAAGCATTGTTGATTAAATTCAGAACAACCCTTCCTATATCTTGCGGAGTGATATTGATGTTGCCAATCGTTTCATCAAAATCAGTTTTAATGGTTGCGTTGAATGATTTGTCTTTTGACCTTAATCCATGATAACTTAACCGGAGATATTCATCACACAACGCATTAATATCAGTTGGTTCTTTTACTCCGTTGCTGCTTCTGCTGTGCTGCAACATTCCTTTTACAATAACATCAGCTCTTTTGCCATGATGATTTATTTTTTTCTGATTTTCTATAACATCATTTGCCAATGCTATTGCATCCTCAATTCTTCCTTTACTTAATTCATCTTTCATCTCTGTCAGTAGTTCCTCATTCACATCAGAAAAATTATTAACAAAATTCAATGGGTTTTGTATTTCATGGGCAATACCTGCTGTGAGCTCACCAAGCGAAGCCATTTTTTCTGACTGGATCAATTGGGATTGGGTTTGTTTCAACTGCTCCAGTGTATTAATGACCTCAGTATTTTTTGTGGTTAAACGGGTATTTGATTTTTGCTTATTCCTGATAGCGATCCCCAGCGTAATTGCAAAAAGTGCCAGCAGTGCTGTGATACCAAATAAATAGTATTTGATTTTCTTATTACCCTCATCCCGGGCTTTGAGCAATGCAATATTATTTTCATTGTCCTGCATTTTCTTTTCAATATCGAAACTCAGTGATCTTGCATTCCCTGCTTCCTTTGCTAACCTGTCTTTTATTTCAAATAATTCCTGTTGCGTATTGAAACCTTCTTTATACATTCCCGCAGCAGCATAGGCTTTTGCCAGTAACTGCAGTTCGTTTATAATAGAGACCTTGGCAGTAATTGCTCTTAATTCCTGTATCTCGGGTTGTAATAATTGAATGGCTAGTTTGGGATTATTTTGTCGCAGGGCTAAATCGGCAGCATAGTAATTAGGTGTTAGCTCTCCCCATGGACTTGTAAGGCCAAGGTCTTGATCATTCTTAAGCAGCTTAGCTTTACCGATGTAATAGGAGGCAGAGTCATTTTGATCCTTACTTAAAAAATCTTTTCCCTTTTCTATATAATACCATGCATGTTCAAGTGGCCCCAACTTGTATATGCTTAAGAGTTCAGCTACCTTATCATAATAGTATTTACTGCTATCGCTTTTCATAAGCGTTTTTACCTTAGCCATTTGTAAAAAAAGATATGGTGCATCAGGGAATAGTAATGGAAATTTCAATTTGTTGAATTGGTTTATAGCAAGCCCCAGGTATTTTTCAGCTGTTTCAGGCCTGTTATCATCCACCATATTACTCCCCAGGATCATATACCTGTTGGTTTTTCCGGATGTTCCTAATAAACCAAAAACTGAATCAGCTACAGGGTCATCATCAAGAAAACTTAGTGATTTCAAGAGGGAGTATTCAGCTTTTTCCGATAGACCGATGCGATTATAAAAACCACCCAAAACACTATATACTGTGGCTGCGCCATCCTGGTCGTTCTTATTAACGAAATAGTTTCCCAGATTGATGTAATATTCGATCCCTTCATATAAATGGCTGCTGTTACGGTAGGGTATTCTCGTTTCTCTTAGAATATGAAGAAACACATTTTTGCAATGAGCCGAATAACCAGCTTTATTTTTCTCAATGTAACCTCTGCCAAATCTTATTAAAACTTCATTGGGCATACTATCTAAAATAAATTGTCTTTGATAAAAGATTGAAAGGAGGTTACAATATTTACTTTCATCTAAAACAGCCTGCAGGCGATCCAACTCACCGATGATGGGTTTGTTTTCCAGTAATACTTCCTTTTTATTTTTACGCATTAATGCGATCGCATTGTCAAAGTAAATGCTGTATCTGCTGTCCCCATTTTTTATGATTTTAAGTTGGTTAAGAATAGAATCCGCATAATTGCTTTGCTGGGCAAAACCTTTAACAGACATTAAAAGCAGGAAACATAAGCCTGTTAATATTCTTAAACTATGCATATGATTAATTTAAGCTTCAATAATTTGCTCAATATTTAAACTGGTAATTGAATAATAAAATCAGATCCTTCTCCAGATTTCGTTTCCACCTTCAACTCACCACCATGAGCTTTTACAATATCATAACTCAACGATAAACCTAAACCAGTTCCTTGTCCTGTTGGTTTGGTGGTAAAGAATGGTTGAAAAATTTTATCCAATACTTTTTGTGGAATGCCGTCGCCATTATCTTTTACACTTATTTCAACTTTCCCCCGTCCGACCGGGTCATCCGGGCGGGCATTTATTTTTTTTGTACTTACTGAAACAGTTGGTTCATATCCATTTTGATTCTGTTTCTTTTTTTCATCCACAGCATAAAATGCATTGTTGATTAAATTAAGAACTACCCTGCCAATATCCTGCGGAATGATATTGACGTTGCCAATGCTTTCATCAAAATCAGTTTTCATCGTTGCATTGAATGACCTGTCTTTTGCTTTTAAACCATGATATGCCAACCTTAAATATTCATCAGCTAATGCATTGATGTCAGTTGATTCTTTTTGACCATTGCTGCTACGGCTATGTTGTAGCATTCCTTTTACAATGGCATCGGCTCTCTTGCCGTGGTGGTTTATTTTCTCCTGATTGTCCTCAACATCTTTAGCCAACGCATTTACTTCATCATAATTTCCTTTTTTAATTTCTTCTCTCATCTCTGCAATCAATTCTTTATTTACCTCCGAAAAATTATTAACGAAGTTTAACGGGTTTTGAATTTCATGCGCAATGCCTGCAGTGAGTTCACCAAGGCTTGCCATTTTTTCTGAGTGGATAAGTTGCGATTGAGTGGATTTAAGTTCGGAAAGCATTTTTTCAGCTAAAATTTTTTGCGAATTGATCTCTTCTTTTTGATGACGCAACAAGGCATTCGCATTTTGTTTCTGCCTGTTATTGCGGTAGAGAAAAAATGCGATCAAAAGGAACACAGCTAAACCAGCCAGCAATCCATATTGCTTTGCACGATTTTGATATGCAGCCTGTGTTGCATCCAATTCGTACTGTCGTTCCTCTTCATCAAATGCTGCCAGGTTTTGAATGCTGTTCAGGTTGCCAAAACTGTTCGTTTTTTGTATAGCCGCCAGGGCCATTTTCTCGTATTGAAGTGCAAGTGCCAGGTTGCTTTTTTCATATACTGCAGACAAAAAAAGGCTTACTTCAGCAATTGGAATGCCGCCGCTGCTTTTTTGTGCATCGGCAAGTGCCCTTTGTGCATAATAGATACAGGAATCACGCTGCCCTGCCCGTTGATATATCTCAGCGATTTCAAGGTTTGCTTTATAATTAAAAAAATATTGGTCTCTTGCATAACCAGCCAACAGGCCTTGTTGATAATAATTGAGCGCAAGCTGTACATTTCCTTTGTCTGATTGGATCCGGGCAAGTGTTATTGAATTGGAGCTACTCATAAATTCCGCACCATAACGTTTCATATTTTTATCTGCCATCAGGCTGTAATACAAGGCAGAATCCGGTTGATTCATTGAATAATATGCCCTTGCCAGATGTACTTCTGAAGACACCGCCATGGAATAATTATGCAATGAGTCGAAGATCTGCTTAGCCTGTTTATGATAAAACAATGATCTCGGGAAATCATTAGTATTCCTGTATATCACGCCGAGCCTGTTAAATACTTCCCCCCGGCCGATCGTAAAATTGTATTTCTCCGCAATTCGCAAGGCTTTCAATTCCAGTTCGAGGGCTCTTGCATGATTGCTTGCCAGGGAAAGTGCATACCCCATCATCAAAAGTGATCTGAATTCCCCTTCATGAAATTGTATTTTCCGTGACAGCATCAATGCCTTCTGGGCATATAATAAGGCGGAGTCAACATTAGAGAACTTATATTGGTCAACCAGTTCTACCATTGACAGGACATTACTTGTATCGATCTTGCTTATGGAAAGTTCCTGCTTCAAGCTGTCGATGATGGCTTTCTGATTGTCCTGTGCAAAGACCGGCTGTGCGAAAGACCATAAAAGTAACAGACCTATCAGTTTTTTCATTATCCAATGGGTTTAAAGGGTAATTGTATAATAAATCCGCTTCCCTCGCCTTCTTTCGTTTCCACTTTCAACTCTCCATCATGTGCTTTTACAATATCATAACTCAATGATAAGCCCAATCCTGTTCCTTGTCCTGTT
This window contains:
- a CDS encoding GHKL domain-containing protein, whose protein sequence is MEMQKQAELQTSSYNEEKKLQAAEQARVRFKNRVSLYGLLAGVAILLLVAGLLWRNNRQKQKAKSKIESAYSELKNTQSQLIQSEKMASLGELTAGIAHEIQNPLNFVNNFSEVNKELIAEMREEIKKGNYDEVNALAKDVEDNQEKINHHGKRADAIVKGMLQHSRSSNGQKESTDINALCDEYLRLSYHGLRAKDKSFNASMKTDFDETIGNINIIPQDIGRVILNLINNAFYAVDEKKKSGIENFEPTVSVSTKKNNGKVEIKVSDNGNGIPQKVLDKIFQPFFTTKPTGQGTGLGLSLSYDIIKAHGGELKVVTKEGEGSEFIILLSPVKEEVK
- a CDS encoding tetratricopeptide repeat protein, which encodes MSIQSLKNKIDDLNEQAWNVRVSDSPRAFELSQESVKLAKSIDYTRGLAEGLRSLGFCYVRLFKNDEALPLLQESLSLFESINDLKGQGIVHEYLGIIQRNRGNLGASLDLQLKGHRFILQSGSLEILCTSCYQIGVTYKHLGNHENALDYLFQCLSVSKSINFTLMEAYAINIIGSIYFDTGDYSHALEYYQQGLVTRRDSNDKWGEAGSLDNIGFTYHKLKNYDQAISYCKQSLEISKSTDDKKGQSNALLHLAEIFKESGDMSQASAFSNESLEIRRARGDKRGEAEVLLFLADLHVNEIEKDDQIFEWFSNALRIAEEIKAQDLSSKAHYHLYEYHQRKKNFERSLIHVEAHLQMEKELHKNTITQKILNLEISHKAEEAKKEADAVRQRNEELTVLNKEIEEQKKKLEEAFIELKATQAQLIHSEKMASLGELTAGIAHEIQNPLNFVNNFSDVNKELADELEQEIDKGNYVDAKAIAKDIKDNEQKINHHGKRAGEIVKGMLQHSRSSSGVKEPTDINALTDEYLRLAYHGMRAKDKSFNATTKTNFDESIGNISIIPQDIGRVILNLITNAFYTVSEKKKQSENGFEPIVSISTKKEVGKILLSVRDNGNGIPQKVLGKIFQPFFTTKPTGQGTGLGLSLAYDIIKAHGGEIKVNTKEGEGCEFIIQLRTN
- a CDS encoding two-component sensor histidine kinase translates to MKKLIGLLLLWSFAQPVFAQDNQKAIIDSLKQELSISKIDTSNVLSMVELVDQYKFSNVDSALLYAQKALMLSRKIQFHEGEFRSLLMMGYALSLASNHARALELELKALRIAEKYNFTIGRGEVFNRLGVIYRNTNDFPRSLFYHKQAKQIFDSLHNYSMAVSSEVHLARAYYSMNQPDSALYYSLMADKNMKRYGAEFMSSSNSITLARIQSDKGNVQLALNYYQQGLLAGYARDQYFFNYKANLEIAEIYQRAGQRDSCIYYAQRALADAQKSSGGIPIAEVSLFLSAVYEKSNLALALQYEKMALAAIQKTNSFGNLNSIQNLAAFDEEERQYELDATQAAYQNRAKQYGLLAGLAVFLLIAFFLYRNNRQKQNANALLRHQKEEINSQKILAEKMLSELKSTQSQLIHSEKMASLGELTAGIAHEIQNPLNFVNNFSEVNKELIAEMREEIKKGNYDEVNALAKDVEDNQEKINHHGKRADAIVKGMLQHSRSSNGQKESTDINALADEYLRLAYHGLKAKDRSFNATMKTDFDESIGNVNIIPQDIGRVVLNLINNAFYAVDEKKKQNQNGYEPTVSVSTKKINARPDDPVGRGKVEISVKDNGDGIPQKVLDKIFQPFFTTKPTGQGTGLGLSLSYDIVKAHGGELKVETKSGEGSDFIIQLPV
- a CDS encoding GHKL domain-containing protein, which translates into the protein MILGSNMVDDNRPETAEKYLGLAINQFNKLKFPLLFPDAPYLFLQMAKVKTLMKSDSSKYYYDKVAELLSIYKLGPLEHAWYYIEKGKDFLSKDQNDSASYYIGKAKLLKNDQDLGLTSPWGELTPNYYAADLALRQNNPKLAIQLLQPEIQELRAITAKVSIINELQLLAKAYAAAGMYKEGFNTQQELFEIKDRLAKEAGNARSLSFDIEKKMQDNENNIALLKARDEGNKKIKYYLFGITALLALFAITLGIAIRNKQKSNTRLTTKNTEVINTLEQLKQTQSQLIQSEKMASLGELTAGIAHEIQNPLNFVNNFSDVNEELLTEMKDELSKGRIEDAIALANDVIENQKKINHHGKRADVIVKGMLQHSRSSNGVKEPTDINALCDEYLRLSYHGLRSKDKSFNATIKTDFDETIGNINITPQDIGRVVLNLINNAFYVVDEKKKQQPNGYEPTVSVSTKKNNGKVEICVKDNGIGISQKVLDKIFQPFFTTKPTGQGTGLGLSLSYDIVKAHGGELKVKTKEGEGTEFIILLPEKSN